DNA sequence from the Leptospira perdikensis genome:
TATTTAGGGCTTTCACAAGGATTGTTTCGGTTGGATCCAAAAATCAATCCGGCCGAATACGATGAAAAACAATTAAACCGATCCCAATCGGTCATTTCTCATAATTGGAAACTATCCGATGATCATACCCTCATCATTAGAGGGTATTTTTCGCAAGCGGAACGGAACTGGGCAAGACAAGATTTTTTATCCGGCAAATCTTCGTCAGGTGGTTATCTGAACGCTCCACAAGATACACTCCGCACATACTCACCAGGGATCATTGGAAATCGACCTGGAGATACAATTTATATGCGTGAATCTTACATCAGTCGAGACCAATCCTTTATGGTTGGTGGTGTAGAAACAAAACTTGAATCTAAGTTTTCTACATTGGGGCTCAAACATGAAACTGACCTTGGGGTTCGAATCCACGGCGAAAATAATCTCACCCAAACCAACGTAAAAAAAACAGATGATCCTTTGGGTTATCTTTCCAAAACAATTATCCAAGAAGAATCTCTTCTCACAAACATCGCACAACCGGCTCTGCCCAATTTTAACCTTAACAGACAAGAAAGAAAAATTGAGTCCTTTGCTGCTTACTTCCAGGATCGAATCCAACTTTCAGAAAACTGGAAACTCATACCCGGTGTTCGGTATGAAGAAGTGAGACAAAAAGCCATCACAACAAGAAGGCAAGCAACTACCGAAGACTATCGGTTAGGTGCCGTTCTACCAAATGATATTTCTGTAAATCGTCGTAGTTCCAGTGAATCAAGAACTCACATTGTCCTCCCTGGACTTGGAATTACCTACGATATCACCAAAAAATTCATTTGGTTTTCAGGAGCTCATAAAGGTTTTTCCCCTCCCACATTTGGAACCTCTTTCAGTCCTCAAGGAAATGACTACCGCCTAAAACCAGAAACATCAACTAATTACGAAACAGGAGTTCGAGGAGAAATCACCTCCTACTTGTATACAGAACTTGTTGGATACAAAATGTACTTTCGGGATCAAATCATCAACGTAAACGAAGTTGGTGGAGAAAATGGAATTCGGCCAGCAAATACTGGTTATTCGACTCATACAGGAGGAGAATCTGTAATTGTTTGGGATCCTGCAAAAATGCAAAAATCAGAATGGAGAGTTCCCATCGAATTGATTTACTCTCGGATCGAAGCCAAATCTAGAAGTTTCAATCCATTTCCAGTTTCACAAACCAGTGATGGTAAAGAAACAATAGAGGTTTTGCCGGCCTATACAGTAAACAACTACCAATACATTTCCTCAGATACAACAGGGAACTATTTACCTTATGTACCAAAAGAAACCATTACAACCGCAATCAGTGTTTCTTCCCCTCAAGGTTATTATGGGCGTTTGGAATACCAATACATTGGAAAACAGTATTCTGATTTACTCAATACAAAAGATGAATCCGAAGATGGCAACAAAGGAATCATTCCCAAAGTTGAACTTTGGAATACTAGTTTAGGTTACCGATCTCCCGAGAAATGGTCTGTGTTTATCAATGCAAAGAACATTCAAGATAAACAATATGTTTCAGGAAGGTTGCCAACAGGAATCCAACCAGGACCGTTTCGGCAAATCAATGTTGGATTCACTTTAGAACTATAATCGTTTTGAATGATAGAAAATGCTTCTTGTAATGAAGTGTTTTTCTATAAAACAAGAGTCGCTAAAAATACTTTCCAACCCGATCATAATTACCGAGTGCCGAAATAATGGTTGTCTCTTCCCAAACATCAAGAACGGCACCATTGTCCCGCATATAAACCAATACATCCCCTCGGTCCAAAGTGGGGATTTTTGTTAACTCTCGTAGTACAAGCGATAAACGATCAGGATTTCTTTTATTGGGAGAAAGTTCTGCTTCTGACTTAAAATTAAACCTTTCCCCCAAATCTTGACAAAAGGTTTCCCAAACACGAATTGACTCCAAGATGGATTCCAAACGGATACGATTTTCCATTTCCTTTGCGGTTTGTTCTCCGGACTTTTTGATTCCAGAAACCATCATCATTCGTAAATAATAATAGAGAGTATGGCTATTTAACAAAATTTTACGAATTTCATTTTCACGAAGATTAGAGAAGATACCAAGTAAAGTCTGCATTGTCAGATTCTTTTCTTCTAAAAGATCAAAATAGGCTTCCCAGGTTTGAGGATCTAAATTAGACAAAAGGTGTATTTTTAAAGTGGGGTCCCTATCCATCTCTTCTGCTAAAGATAAAATTCGTAAACTTTGAGCAGAATTGAATAAAGTCCGGACTTGTAAAAAATAGGAATTGGAATCAAAGTTACCGGATAAAAATTGTTTCCCATACCCAAAATAAATAAACTTCATCAGAAGTTCTGGTGTTAGGCTGTCGTCGTTCAAAAAACGTTTGGAACCTTCCTCGGAACGAAGAAGCCATAAATATTCAAAAACTAAATCACAAAATTCATCTTCAACTAACATATGGTCAGCCAAAGATTTTAAATCCGCGCCTTGTTCGATGGATTGGAAAAAATCTAATAGTTCACCGGGAGATGCATTTTTCCAAAACTCTGATGCCTTCCATCGCATCCCCAAGTTGTATTCTGCCAATTTGGTTATGTCAATTGAATTTTAGAAAGATTCAAAATCATGAATATTAGTATAAATTCCAATAACTGCTTCGTAATAAAGAATCACAAATTTTACCATTGGCACCAGGATTTAAAACAAGCACTTTGTCATCTGAATGCGGAATAGCGTATATTTTTCCGTTAGGTGCATAGACGGCATCTCCCCATTTATTAAAGGTAGCAACACCTGAACTATAAGTGGTAGAAGTGAGATTATCTGGGTCAATGGCTATGATTTGGTCAATGTCTGCAGGAATGCCATAAATTTTACCGTCTGCGGCTAAAATTCCACCTCTCCACTTGGAAGTAAAAGAAATTGGTGATGGCCATAAACTCATGGAATCATTATTTGGATCGATGATTAAAAAATCAGAATCGTCTGCGGCCATGGAAAATATTTTCCCGTTAGGTGTTACAACTCCATGTCTCCATTTATTATTAACATTGAATGTTTTAGGTTGAGGGAGAAGATAACTTCGTTCCGAATATGGATCTAAAACAAAAATGTAATTGGACACAACAGGGAAAGCATAGATTTTTCCGTTCGGTGCGAGAACCCCTCCTTCCCACATATTAGTCTCTGAAAGTGGCGAAGGTATGGTACGAACCGTATCTGTTCTGGGATCAATCACAAGTATTTTTGAAGAAGCCATTGGGATTCCATAAATTAAACCATTGGGGGCAAGAACTCCTCCCCGCCACTTATTTCCACCGGTTTCGGGAGAATCAATCGTATAACTTTCGTTTGTTTTTGGATTGATGACTAAGATTTTGTCAGCATTTCTTGGGATGGCATATATTTTTCCATTCGGAGCAAGTACTCCCCCTTCCCATTGTCCAGAGCCACTCATTCCAGTTGCGTAAGAGAAAGTTTCATTCGTATTTGGATCCAGGACTAAATACTCAGATTGGTTGAATGGTATGGAATAAATCTTTCCATTATCCGCAAGAACTCCACCGAGCCACTTCGCTGCACCAGTATATGGTGGGATAAAAGTGGTAGAACTAACACCAGTAGAACCAAGTGCCGCTTGTTTTTTCATTTCGGCGGATACATACTTCCAACGTCTCGGTTGGATCACTGCTAAAGGATCCATTTCGCAGATGGAACGATTGGGTGCAACAGAACCACAATACTCTCTATCATCATCTACAAGTATCCGCGCCAAATAAAAATCCTGGAAAGATTCCGATCCAGGGTCACATCCGTTTTCTAAATTGGGCAGTTTACAAGAAAGAAAAATAAGGCAGGAGAACAGATAGAACCAAAACAGAATGGGTGTGGTAGAGGGTTTCAATTAGGTAGAACTCACTCGGAATGAAACTAACGATCGACACGTAAATTGTCAAACGAAAGAAATTTACTAATTGGTCCTTAGGAGGATAACGTAAGAGAGACGGTAGTTTTAGAATTTAAATTTTGATTTCCATTCCCTTCCTTAAAATTTTGGAAAATCAGGTTGCTTGATTCTCATAAGCAGGTCACCTTTGGAAAGGGACTCTCGGTATGGAAGTTTTACCAATGAAAATTCATAGTTTTTTTCCCTCCGCAACCTTACTGCCTTACGTTCAAAAATATTTGATTATAGAATCAGAAAATGAAATAGAAAACAATATCCTTCCAAATCCAAACCTTGTTTTATCCTTCCGATTGAGAGGGATTCTACGGTCCGAAGAAAACAATTCTGTCTTTGATTTACCTCGTGTGGGACTTGCTGGATTCAGAAAATCAGCAAGGAAAATCTTTTACTCCAAAAATTCTTCAGCACTACTCGTCATCCTTTCACAAATCGGAGCTTCCGCATTTTTCAACGGACCAATATCCGAGTTTTATGGAAAAACCGTTAGTTTAGAAGATCTGGTTCCAAAGCCCGCAATTGATACTATCGAAGAACAACTGCTTGGTTGTAATTCCCATAGAGAAAGAATTGAGCTAATCGAAAATTTTTTACTACAAATCAGAAAAGACAGAACACTCGATCCCATGATCGCAGAGACATTATTTAAAATACAAAAATCCCAAGGAAAAATCAAAATTGGCGAGATCAAACAAGGCCTTCCGATAAGCCTTGATTCTTTAGAGAAAAAATTTAAAACCTCTATCGGAACCACACTCAAACATTTTTCAAACCTTTTAAGGATTCGGTCTGCTATATCCTCCCATTCCAAAGAAACGAACCTAACAGACCTAGCAAACAATGCAGGATATTTTGACCAGTCCCATTTCAATAAAGAATTCAAAATCTTCACAGGTTCATCACCCAAAGAATATTTCAAACATCCACAAAACTGGTAACCCACCTTTCTTTTTCTGATTTTTTACAATTTTATCTCCTCACTTCACGGTATCCTATTCCATAACTGAGCGACCCAGGCCAAGAAACATATGAGGATACAATGAACCAAATTCTAATTGATCGATTCCAACTCCCGAAAGAATCAAAAGAACCCTTTTTAGCAAGAGTCCAAATCAATCGTGATTTTATCAAAAACATAGAAGGATTTATGGGAGACCAAGTTTTTATCCGGGAAGAAAACAGTGGGATTCAATTTGTAACCATCGCCACTTGGAAAGACAAAGAAAGTCTCGAAAATGCAAAAACATTAGTAGTTGCGGAATACCAAAAACAAGGATTTGTGATGCCGGAATTTTTAAAATCACACTCAATCCAAATCGAACGAGAAATTTACGAACCTTTCACATAACCTTTTCAAGATTGTTTAGCCAAATTAACTACTGTTTGATTTTTTAAAACAAACAGTAGTTAATGATACTATATAAAATTAATTTCTGGTGATCCAAATATCAGGGTTCGATTCCAATGAGGATCGATAAACAGATCATTCTTCCGAATGATCTGCAAACGCTCAAAAGTAACAAAAATCAATGTAAGCCTACCATCTATCGTTTTTTGAATATGGAACGAGGACTTACGAAACGGGAAGTATAAATTTCACTCGCAACTAGCAGTCATTATTTTAGAAGATCCAGTATTATTAGAAACTCCTACAAAACGATTGTTTCCGAAAGTAATCGTTTTCCATGCGATTTGCTCTGGGGCAAGTTGCGCTTTCCAATTGATTCCGTCTTCTGATGTCATAATCCGATTGGTTCCATCTTGAGATACCGCGACGAACAGTCCATTTCCATAAGTAACAGAAATCCAAGTGTTACCTTCAGTTGCAGACCGCGGTGTCCAAGTGATTCCATCCGGAGAGGTCATCACCCGATTGGTTCCGGTTCCAGCAACTGCCACAAATTGACCATTGCCATATACAACTGAGTACCAAGTATTCGTTTCAACATCAGTACGGGCCGTCCAAGTGATCCCATCCGGAGACGTCATCACTTTTCCCGATGCCCCTAATGCTACAAAAATTCCGTTACCATACGTTACTTGCGACCAAGAATTTAGAGGCACATTACGAGATGTCCAAGTGATTCCTTCGGGAGAACTCATCACTCGATCCGTACCATTAGTGGAAACAGCCACAAACGTTCCATTACCAAAAGTTACACTTTGCCAAGTATTTAATGATGCTGCAGTTCGATCTGTCCAATTCGCACCATCCGGCGAGGACATAACCTTATTGGTTGCAGAGGGAGATGTAGTAACATAGAGACCATTTCCATGAGTAATAGAAATAAAAGATCCAGTTTCCGAAGTAGTATGCCCTGTCCAAGTGATTCCATCAGAGGATACCATCGCTGCAGTAGTTCCGTTTGCCGCTATTGCCACAAAACGATTGTCCCCGAATGTGACGGACATCCATCCATTGGTTTCCGGAGGGGTTCGTAAGGTCCAGTTAAGTGTTTTATTCTGACATCCTAAACTCCCTGTATTGTTTGCCGAAGCCAAAGCTCCCAGCAAAAGTAAAGACGAAGAATCGTCTTTCTCCGACTTTGGAGTACAACCAATTGCGGAAATAATAAGCATACTTGATAAAAGAACAGTGCGAACGATTTTTCTCATTTTTGGGATACCAACATAATTTTTAAGCCTTATTATTCGAATTTACTAATGGACTGTCAAATCGCAATTTATGCATTTAACATAATTAGGCAAAAAAGGACACAGCAACTTAGATTCAGCTCTTGCTGAGTTTTTTACCTATTTTGTCTAAAATTTTGCTACAGATGGTTCCAAACGATTCCACCACGGCCTCTAACTATCATCAAACTCGCGAAAGAAAAATTTGCCTCTGGTATCAAATAGAATCATTCCGAAGGAATGATTCTATTCCACCAACGTTCCATTAGGTTGGGTTCTAGGCTTCGGTCGCAAAGTGCGACCGCTTCTCACCCTTCAAAAGAAAACAATTAAGGTTCAGTGATTTTATATTTGTTCCAGCGCATACTTGTTTCAACGGAATGATCAACATTAGTGATCAAAGTAAGATGAAATAATCTACGTGTATTCGGCTCTTTCTCAAAACATTGATTTTGGCTTCTATAATATTCGAAGACTTTCGTGGCATGATGCCAATCACAGTAAAATACTTTTGCTGGCTTATCTATTTTAATAAAATTGCATCCATATTCATGTATCGTACAAGTAGTTCGATAGTAATAGCTAGGGGAAACTTGCCCATTCATTACTGAATGGTTAACACTTGTGAACGCATCTAGGTCTGTTGGTTTTTGACCTACAAGAAGTTTTAGATCTAAATAAACAGGAGATATGCGTTTTTTCGTTATGTTGAAATCAACGAACGATTGCGGTAGATTTGGTTTGCAATTGGAAGAAATATCATGCAATCGATATCTACCCGAAAATGAAATATCGCTAACGAGATTTTGTATAGAAATTGTGCGATTCCAAATATTTCCTGAGATAATTTGACTTCTATCTTGCCCCAAATTATTCTTAATTTCGATAGTTTCTTCATAATCTGATACCTTTTTTCCGCAGGACATATAACTTAAGTCCATATTTTGCGAACTCATTCGAATCGGTTGATTGATTGCTCGATTCAAAAGATAACTATTGGTATAATTCCCTACTAGGGAAACAAATGGCAATGGATATTTCACATCATTGTAGCCATGCACAAATCCAGGCTGGTTTAAATGCTCAATGTTAGTTTGCACTTGGAAACTTGTATGTTCAGCCGATTGAACTTCAAACTCCCTTTCATAGCCAGACAAATTAGATGCAATTGGCCCATAGAATTTCCCGTTGTTTTGGTTGATAATGTAATAATTGATCTGCTTGTCATTATTCAAAAAAAAGACAAACTGAGAACTTTGATCTATTTTAAATTTATTTAGATATTGGTAACCTGATAATACCTTTCGATCAGTTTCAATTAAATTTCCTGTTGGCTTGTCGATTCGATACAGTATAAGATTATAAAATTGAAGTTGTGGATAATCTACATAAACCACAACCATATAATTTCCATCTGCAGTAATTTCAAAATTCAGGATTAAATTACCTGCTTCCAAAACATTACTTTTCATTTTCAGATTTCCATTCGATGGATTAACTTCGCATTTGGTTATATTAAATTCATTACCAGGATATAAATAGTAACAAAATTTTCCTTCTGGATGAAATCGGAAATTATACAAAGTGAAATAATGCAAATCCAAAGATTGCGGAGATTGGTCTATTTCTAAAGTCTCTGCATTCAATCTATAAATCGGATTTTGATTCAAAAAATCTCCGTTAGCAATATAAATAGATTGATTGAATCCATTATATACCATTTCAAATCCCATGCCATACACTATTGCAGATTCTTTATCAAAGATAAGAGTTCCATCAGATTGGATTATATACTTACTTATTCGATAACCATAATCCCCGTTTAAAATATACAAATTCCTCCCGTCGTCGGAAATTATAAAAGATTCCAAATATGGAACATTGATTCTTTGCAATAAATGGGCAGGAACTGCTTCGGAAGAAAAAACAGATATTGAATTTTCGATTCCATTTTTATATCCTTGTACATAAAATACTCTCGGGATTTTTCCCCATTTCAAATTCTTAAGCAATGTTCCGTCAGACACAGATGTCATATTAATGCTTGATGAATAAGCATTTACCAATTCTCCATTTATATCCAGAGACTGCAGATTAAAACTGGAACCATTAGACAAACCTGCGATGTACTTTGGTCTCTGGTGACCTGATTGAGTCACTCGAATTGGCCCAGCGGGTAATGATATATTTCCAGATGAATCTTTGATCCATAAATAGAAATCCTTGAAATTTCCATCTCCTCCCAATCGAGTAAACAAAGAATCGCCCAAAATTCTATCTGGCCTTATCTTACTATCATACGCAGATGGATTGGGCTTTATTGGTGAATATGTCATAAGATAACGAAATTCATTATTGATACTTTCTTCAGCTTCAAAATAGAAAATTCCATAGTTAAGAGATGTAATCGGTTTAGATAACAATTCAAATTTTGATATCACCGGTGGTGTTATATCCGAACTATCCATTTTTGTATTATAGATAAGCTCAAATAGATCATCCTTTCCATCACCATCAGAATCTGCAAGGGAAGGATTTGAGTTACAATTATAATCATGCCAAGGCTTGTATAAACATTCATTACTAGATTCAATAATATCTGTTATACCATCGTTATCCGAATCTAAACCTGTTTCGATCCGGTAAATATCGGGAAGACTTAAAGCACCTTCAGCATTTCTAGCATAAATTGCGTAATAGTAAGTTGAATTTGGATCTAAACCAGTTTCTCTAAATCCAATATTTTCTATTTCCGAAATGTTTGGAGAAACACCATCCTCAACGGACGAAGGTGGAAAATTCTTTTTTCGACGCACTATTATATTTTCAAATCTTGGATCTTTGGTATACGTCCATAAAAATGTAGCAGAATCACTTCCTGCAGCCGCCAATGTTATATAAAAAAAATTTTGAACGTAGCGGTAATTGTTTTGCGTCAAACAACTAGCTACCCCTAAATCGTTCGGCTTCACAACTACCCAGTAATTTGTTTCGACTCCCGCATTTGAAGGTATACCTTGTCGGTTTCCATGCATTGTGACAACTTCGTTCTTTAAAAATTGTTTTTGATAAACCTTGTAATAACCAACGCCATCTGTTGTTGTTATTTGTTTATCTGTAAGGACCCACGAATTTGTGGTTAGCCACGTTGCATCCTGACTACCTCGACTATCATACATAACGTAAACAGTTATATCTTCAAAAGCAGTAAACTTTATATATTCGTTACCATTATAATATTTATGTTGGGAGAAAGGTCCGCAATCATCTGTGTTTGGTGACGGCGCCCCTCCATTACAGGTAGCAATCCCATAAGCTCCAGAAAAATCTAACGTTGAAAAATCGTTATTTGAGATTAACGTATAATTTCTATCTTTATAATATTTAAAGTGCTCATTGATTTGTGTCCAGACTGCACCCGAACTTCCGCTAATGGGCATTTCTTCCGAAAGACATGCTGGAGCTGCCGCGACTCCAGTACCTGCTAATTTTGGGACGGCAGTCAGAATAAAAGGAGTAAAATGGTCCGTTTTTGCAAATACTTTTCCTTTCTCTTGATCGACAACTATCTCGCGTAGTGGTTCCCATTGGTTTGAAATTTTGCTAAAATAGAAAACTTGAAACTCTTCTAAAAAACCAGCGCTCTCAAGTTCTTCTCTATTGTATGAATATTCTAATACGACGGGCTCAGAGAAAACGGCAGTTTTGATTGATGCGGAATCTATCTCTTCAGTTAGTTTTGTTTTTAGATCTATATCATATACTTTTCCAATCGGAACATTTAAACTACCAATTTGACTCGGTATTTCAATGTTTGATGTATTTACAGAAACAGACACATCTGGAGAATCAAAAAAAGTTCCCGTTGGAAGAGCCAAATTAGGCTGAGAAACGATATCGACTGGATCAGGCAACTCACCGTCATTAGCACTGATTCCAATAACAGCTAATACCGAATACCATGCACGATCAAATTTAGATTTTGGAATGAGGTATTGTGTACACCCGAAACAAAGGAGAAGTAGAAGATAGGCCGTTTTTTTCATATTTTTTCCGATACGAAAAAATAGAAAAAACACCAAAAAACGTCAAGTTAGTTTACGGGATATAACGGGAAAAAGGTGATTACTTATATTATAATTTATTAACCATACTTTTGACTGAAATAAAACACTTAGAAAACTATCTTATGAGCATTGAAGATAGTTTTTAGAATTTTATAATTAACTAAAATATTTTTACTTTAAAGACAACTCACATGGTATGGTGCGTTAAAAGTAATTAATTCGCCAACCCTGTTTCCCGAACCACTCCCCTCAACCCTAACTCGGGTGGGGGGGTTTGATGACTCGCGTTCACATTATGTCACTTTGGAAATCTCAAAGACAATACGCTGATCCTCATTTACGCTCCGGACATAAAAAACGTCGCTTGTTACGAGTGCGGTTTGTGAGCGAACATCGGTTTTTGGCCTAAGTTCTGACGACTTAGCTTTTATAATATACAACGTAGTCTAACGACAATTCTAACAAAAGTAATTGGGTTCCTTTATAAAAGAGGAACCCAACGGGTCTCACTATCAACTACTGAATATTTTTTTACGGAAAATATTCTGAGGCTACCTTGTTACGAATCAACCCTCTTCACGAGTTTTACTTTAGAAGTGCCTCTCCTTAGGTTAAGGACAACCTCTTCAGGTGCTCCCACCCAGATGGTTACCCGACAAACCTCGAAAGCGAAATTTCCCTGATTTTATTGAAATAGAATCATTCCGAGGGAATGAGTTTTTTCCACCAACGTTCCATTAGGTTGGGTTCTCGAATTTTGACAATTTGTCCAAACTTGGGAGTGAGAAGATCAATTTTATAAATCTCTGCTTGTTTCTCCAGTGATTCCGCAGGTTCGTACCAACTATGTAAGGATAGGTTGAACATCCCCCAGTGAACGGGCACAAGTCTTTTGCCTTTTAAATCCAAATGGGCTTTGGCAGTTTGTTCTGGCAAAACATGTACCGCTTCCCACATCGGATTGTATTGTCCATTTTCAATAAAGGTAAGATCAAAGGGACCAAACTTATCACCAATATCTTTAAAGTGCACATCGTATCCGGAGTCACCGCTAAAATAAAATCTTTCTTTTTCACCAATCACAGTCCAAGAAGACCATAAGGTTTTATTTCCATTGGTACCTCGTCTTCCCGAAAAATGTTGGGCCGGTGTACAAACAATTTTGATTTTTCCTAAGTCCAAAGTTTGCCACCAATCAAGTTCTGTTAGTCGATCATCTGATACACCCCACTCTTTGATATGAGAAGTAACCCCCAGAGGTGTGATGAACTTTGTATTTTTTGTTTCAAAAAACTTGATGGTTTGCATATCCAAATGGTCGTAATGATCATGAGAGATGATGATGTAATCAATTACCGGTAATTCTTCCAACTTTACAACAGCATCCTGGAATCGTTTGACCATAAAACTAAAAGGAGCAGCAGACTCAGAGAACACAGGATCAAAAAATAATATTTTTCCTTCTATATTCACAAGAAAGGTAGAATGTCCAAACCAGATAAATTTGATACTTTCATCAGGTTTCAAAAACTCTTTAAAATCAGGCTTTTCTTCTGGTAATCGAACATCTGGCCTTTGGTTTTTATCACCACCAAAGAAAAACTTAAAAAACAAAGAAAAGAAGTTTTGC
Encoded proteins:
- a CDS encoding MBL fold metallo-hydrolase, which encodes MKKLTITLLLFFAVTQFHCSAFGKDPDGDHYEKIKKSTHFDKDRDQFVNRRPDVLEKMREGQNFFSLFFKFFFGGDKNQRPDVRLPEEKPDFKEFLKPDESIKFIWFGHSTFLVNIEGKILFFDPVFSESAAPFSFMVKRFQDAVVKLEELPVIDYIIISHDHYDHLDMQTIKFFETKNTKFITPLGVTSHIKEWGVSDDRLTELDWWQTLDLGKIKIVCTPAQHFSGRRGTNGNKTLWSSWTVIGEKERFYFSGDSGYDVHFKDIGDKFGPFDLTFIENGQYNPMWEAVHVLPEQTAKAHLDLKGKRLVPVHWGMFNLSLHSWYEPAESLEKQAEIYKIDLLTPKFGQIVKIREPNLMERWWKKLIPSE
- a CDS encoding TonB-dependent receptor family protein → MKYQCVKLTLFFHILFFLSLEIQSQTNPEENEPKPQKNEGIHVIGSKKEDLKKIPGSAYIIDKKYLEEASPTDPMEALRRSPGASVRFQDAAGLTPNIGFRGVSNEESRKTLILEDGILTSLSPYGQPESYYSPSIERMERIEIVKGSGSILFGPNTIGGIVNFVTKRPPVESTFYTKNVGGENGYLSTYNSYGKSFGSSAFEVSLLRKQGNGFRNYQKFDVTEGNVKWIQDWNENHSTTIKLGYHVQNAQSTYLGLSQGLFRLDPKINPAEYDEKQLNRSQSVISHNWKLSDDHTLIIRGYFSQAERNWARQDFLSGKSSSGGYLNAPQDTLRTYSPGIIGNRPGDTIYMRESYISRDQSFMVGGVETKLESKFSTLGLKHETDLGVRIHGENNLTQTNVKKTDDPLGYLSKTIIQEESLLTNIAQPALPNFNLNRQERKIESFAAYFQDRIQLSENWKLIPGVRYEEVRQKAITTRRQATTEDYRLGAVLPNDISVNRRSSSESRTHIVLPGLGITYDITKKFIWFSGAHKGFSPPTFGTSFSPQGNDYRLKPETSTNYETGVRGEITSYLYTELVGYKMYFRDQIINVNEVGGENGIRPANTGYSTHTGGESVIVWDPAKMQKSEWRVPIELIYSRIEAKSRSFNPFPVSQTSDGKETIEVLPAYTVNNYQYISSDTTGNYLPYVPKETITTAISVSSPQGYYGRLEYQYIGKQYSDLLNTKDESEDGNKGIIPKVELWNTSLGYRSPEKWSVFINAKNIQDKQYVSGRLPTGIQPGPFRQINVGFTLEL
- a CDS encoding lactonase is translated as MKKTAYLLLLLCFGCTQYLIPKSKFDRAWYSVLAVIGISANDGELPDPVDIVSQPNLALPTGTFFDSPDVSVSVNTSNIEIPSQIGSLNVPIGKVYDIDLKTKLTEEIDSASIKTAVFSEPVVLEYSYNREELESAGFLEEFQVFYFSKISNQWEPLREIVVDQEKGKVFAKTDHFTPFILTAVPKLAGTGVAAAPACLSEEMPISGSSGAVWTQINEHFKYYKDRNYTLISNNDFSTLDFSGAYGIATCNGGAPSPNTDDCGPFSQHKYYNGNEYIKFTAFEDITVYVMYDSRGSQDATWLTTNSWVLTDKQITTTDGVGYYKVYQKQFLKNEVVTMHGNRQGIPSNAGVETNYWVVVKPNDLGVASCLTQNNYRYVQNFFYITLAAAGSDSATFLWTYTKDPRFENIIVRRKKNFPPSSVEDGVSPNISEIENIGFRETGLDPNSTYYYAIYARNAEGALSLPDIYRIETGLDSDNDGITDIIESSNECLYKPWHDYNCNSNPSLADSDGDGKDDLFELIYNTKMDSSDITPPVISKFELLSKPITSLNYGIFYFEAEESINNEFRYLMTYSPIKPNPSAYDSKIRPDRILGDSLFTRLGGDGNFKDFYLWIKDSSGNISLPAGPIRVTQSGHQRPKYIAGLSNGSSFNLQSLDINGELVNAYSSSINMTSVSDGTLLKNLKWGKIPRVFYVQGYKNGIENSISVFSSEAVPAHLLQRINVPYLESFIISDDGRNLYILNGDYGYRISKYIIQSDGTLIFDKESAIVYGMGFEMVYNGFNQSIYIANGDFLNQNPIYRLNAETLEIDQSPQSLDLHYFTLYNFRFHPEGKFCYYLYPGNEFNITKCEVNPSNGNLKMKSNVLEAGNLILNFEITADGNYMVVVYVDYPQLQFYNLILYRIDKPTGNLIETDRKVLSGYQYLNKFKIDQSSQFVFFLNNDKQINYYIINQNNGKFYGPIASNLSGYEREFEVQSAEHTSFQVQTNIEHLNQPGFVHGYNDVKYPLPFVSLVGNYTNSYLLNRAINQPIRMSSQNMDLSYMSCGKKVSDYEETIEIKNNLGQDRSQIISGNIWNRTISIQNLVSDISFSGRYRLHDISSNCKPNLPQSFVDFNITKKRISPVYLDLKLLVGQKPTDLDAFTSVNHSVMNGQVSPSYYYRTTCTIHEYGCNFIKIDKPAKVFYCDWHHATKVFEYYRSQNQCFEKEPNTRRLFHLTLITNVDHSVETSMRWNKYKITEP
- a CDS encoding antibiotic biosynthesis monooxygenase family protein, yielding MNQILIDRFQLPKESKEPFLARVQINRDFIKNIEGFMGDQVFIREENSGIQFVTIATWKDKESLENAKTLVVAEYQKQGFVMPEFLKSHSIQIEREIYEPFT
- a CDS encoding helix-turn-helix domain-containing protein, yielding MEVLPMKIHSFFPSATLLPYVQKYLIIESENEIENNILPNPNLVLSFRLRGILRSEENNSVFDLPRVGLAGFRKSARKIFYSKNSSALLVILSQIGASAFFNGPISEFYGKTVSLEDLVPKPAIDTIEEQLLGCNSHRERIELIENFLLQIRKDRTLDPMIAETLFKIQKSQGKIKIGEIKQGLPISLDSLEKKFKTSIGTTLKHFSNLLRIRSAISSHSKETNLTDLANNAGYFDQSHFNKEFKIFTGSSPKEYFKHPQNW
- a CDS encoding LBF_1199 family protein, yielding MAEYNLGMRWKASEFWKNASPGELLDFFQSIEQGADLKSLADHMLVEDEFCDLVFEYLWLLRSEEGSKRFLNDDSLTPELLMKFIYFGYGKQFLSGNFDSNSYFLQVRTLFNSAQSLRILSLAEEMDRDPTLKIHLLSNLDPQTWEAYFDLLEEKNLTMQTLLGIFSNLRENEIRKILLNSHTLYYYLRMMMVSGIKKSGEQTAKEMENRIRLESILESIRVWETFCQDLGERFNFKSEAELSPNKRNPDRLSLVLRELTKIPTLDRGDVLVYMRDNGAVLDVWEETTIISALGNYDRVGKYF